GCACATTTGATGTTTATGCATGTGGTTAATTTCATGGTTGTGGTGATTTGGTGTTTCATGAAATTACAGGAAGATCCTTCTGTTATTTGGACTAAATGCAATGTCAGTTTTACAGCCTTTCAGCCAGTTTTACATCAAAGCCAGAAGTGTAACTTATTGTACAGGTTCAACCCATAAAGAGCAGCGCAGCACTTTCTTGTCACATCATTCAGTGTTAAATTATCTATTCAGTTGCAGCCTACGGTGGAAATTTAaggaaaattgttttttgtgcacTTCATTGAGCCCTTATAAGCATATTCACAAGTATTGCTCATTATCTACTCCTATGCTAAATGAAATTAACTTCACTTTTGTGCATATAGTTCTTAAgtcacacatttatttgacagcacaaatatatttttcagtttattacaatACAACTTTCTgagacattttatttcctttgaattctgacattttcttaTCATTCTGACATCAGCCTGAAAGCAAagggaaataatattttatgatgGTAATGCATGAAAAAGGGATCAATTTACATCACATTACCACATCCGAATAATAGAAATAAAGACATTGCTCTGGGAAAGCATTTAGCATCAAgtgtttcagtttattatctTTTACTGACTCTCAACAGCTTTTGTCTTGGCTGTTTCGGCCTCTGTGGTGACAACACTCTGCTTCATCTTcaacctctgctctgctttctgTTTCTGCACCTCTTTGAAAACCTGAGAACAGACATACATGACCAAGTGTCAGAGGAAGCACAAAATAACACCTTCAACGTGTTAGTTAGATGAGTGCCACATCGACTTGCAGCAGGTCTGAGTAATGCTGTCAGACcatatatatactgttttttttaactccaaATAATCTCAATGTTGTAcgaaaaatgtctttgttttacacTGCCAGTGAAAAAACATTATATACCATCATgcacaagaataaaaaaactttCCACTGAATAATGGGGCTGTTTGTATGCTACCTTAATGCAAAAGGCCTTCTTGGCCAGCCAGCGCCGGGTGGCCCTTCTGTAGTACTCTGGAGGGAAGGTGTACGTGATGCCCAGCTGTTCGCACACCTTCTCGAAGGCATCATAGCGAACCAGCCTTAAGTGTTTCAAAAGCTTTTTCCTTCGGTCGATTGCCATGAGCATCCGTCTCTTATTAGCTTTGTCCtagaatcaaataaaacattaaagaatGCGGTTGTtagataaaatacaaagaaaatggGAAGTAGGTCACCAAATATGGCTCAGTTTACACACTCATTTCACTATAAGGAAGTACTTCATTTGCAACAGTTTATATCAGAATGTGCTGCTTTAATGTACTGGGAGACAGCCTCAGCTCTCTTACTATGTCGATCTCACCGAAAGTGTTAAAGGTATGATGTAACATGGAAATTTCCTACCATGACATTGCTATGCATGTCCTTGTTTGATGCGGGGGTGTACACAGGATATCCTGTAGCACATGCATGCCTCACACCAGAGGAAATGTGGAGAGCTGTATTCATACATGAAAGTTCTAGTGATGTCAACTGCCCTATCATGTTACGTCATACAAGGAGACCTTCGTGTGATCTGTCCTAATTTGGCTTACAAGCGCAAAAAATTATGCTGATTCCACTCCTTCTCTCACCTTGTGATGTTTTTGCAAGTGCTCCTGATAGTTTCGGATTCTTGTCGTCAAAATAGCCACTGTGGGAAAAGACATCAAAAGGGAATTGTATGAACATACTGTAGAGTAAAATAGGCTagatcctgtttttgtattttagtgaaaaacacagcaagactgaaaaacagcaacTCACCCTTGACTTCCACAGAGCTGCGGTCATTCTCATCCCTCTGAACTTTTGCAATCAGCTGTTCCTTTTTCAGCTGTAGCTTTTCACTCTGAGGACATGCACATAATGTATTTAACTGCCTGTTTATGACTTCTGCTATTGAAACAATCACATTTCAgtacagaaaagaaaagtaataatTGCCATCAGAAGTGAAAAAGAAAGCAGTGTAAAGCAAGACAGACAGAACTTACATGGCACGCTAACTCCAATGAAAGAAGCCTTTTGACAAGATCATCAGTCCTATTAACAGACGATATACTAGTGTTAAAGGAGTGATTAATGTAACAGATgtataaaatacatgtaaaattcATTGTTACTCATTTCATCgaagctacagtatatatgcGTGTTTACGTTTGAGCGAGAGGTACAGCTGTATAATCCATCTTCAGCATTGTTGGAGGAAGATCACTGAGCTGGCTCTCAGGACCTGGAGGAAAGAAATTGTTTGAAAAGTTGAAAGCGTGTATTTCAAGAAATGTCACAGCCTGGtgtcaaaatgtgatttttaaatgacaaTGCAGCCTAACAACACAcctgtcttctttttctttgcagCCCGAGCATAATGTCTCACCAGCGGTTGAACAGCAAAGCTTCCTGTAACtaataagagaaaaaacatgtataaatggatggatggatatgCGTGAATGAGCAGTGGACAAAAATTATGGAAACTTAGACAAGGGAACCATTGCTGATTTGAGCTCAAAATAGGCccatagcacctttcatacaagtcACATGCAATTCAAAGTGATTTACAAGTGATTGACAAACACGCAGGATGGTAAATGTGTATTGGGAGACTAATGCGCACaaagagaaattaaattaaattgtaaaatctaaataaaatgaagaaataataaaatataataatagattagaaagaaaaagactaCTTTAAAAGCATTAAGTTGGTGACTGGAGAACAggtgaaacaacaaaaattgCAATGAGATCCAATTGCAACACACACTTACATTAGCCAGACACACAAGAAATGACTCAGTGAATAAACAGTGTTTTCCCACCAAAGCTGTCTGTGAATTACAGATGGAAATTTTTCATGTGACATAGTTTCAACAAAAATGCATGTTGTGAGCGTCACAAAAGTGGTTTGTATATTAAGACACCCAGATATCTCTTATAACTAAGGCCAAGCATGGTCCCTCAGTGATGTTATAAACTAGCCTATATAAAGTATTAGGGGGGGGCTGTGGTGGCCTAAAGGTAGAGAAGTGGGCATTTTGTAACTAAGTCCACCGAGTGCTTTCTGTGGCTGTATAATAACCAAGAACAAAATGCTAATAACTTTGCAATTTACAAGACCAGAGGCCTATAATACGAAGCAGGACTTGGGGTTAGCGAGGTAACctcaggtttaactctgggttttcagtcctacGACAGTTGTTCACTTCTTACTGgggtacatcaccatggtaacttatgctgaacagctaacctgctccagagcactgtaaaactgaaaaaaaaaggtcatcaCTCCTACAGGATcctgacatggacaaaagtccagagttacaataaagtgacaagtaaaaaagagcgatatacatttttataggTCCACTctgattttaaaacagagcttctaacaaacggaGTGAACATTTACAACACTTAACACATAATGATGactttagctgcattttaattgtgcaaagtttattttatccccGGAGTGATAGCTGACAGTGTCAGTGACTTGATTCcgtcactgcagctcagaataatatgagacaactgtgtgatgataactggaaataaacatgaaatgttgtcttttattagaaaaataatccacacaatGTTAGCctaattggctcccatgataataaatgcaacatttcagtcaaatagacctcatcagtcattaactacttttcctctctttgcttcagtagcagaaacatTCTGGCATTACTTTAAgttaatttttttcatattcagaatggtttctccatcatccaactaaatagcaaaacaTACTCTCTCTATGCCTACTTAAGCCATATATTTTAAGCCTTTGCCAACTTTTAAtgtgtggaaattatttctagtgtttctacatcttcttattctgttgtatgattacagactcgtttacatttcacttcactaacagaagttttctgcaggtatttggtatcactgtttcatctcatatcatatgacgcacttcattcatggttctgatgaagTCACTCGTAATAAACaaccccgcctctttcacatcaacatacacacagctggataggaaaacccagagttgactgaTCTAGTTTATAACCAGCTTCGTAGTACTGGTTATCCAGGCGTccaatgttaggctcagtgCAGCCAAATAACGAAAAGATATCCTGGGTATGTGAAAGTGCTTTGTAGTACAGGCCCTAGAGTACAGATGCAAactagttgtttggtctataaaatgtcagaaaatggtgaaaaatgtcgatcatcCTTTCCCAGAGCCTAAgctgacatcctcaaatgtcttcttttgtcccaaccaaaagcccacaacccaaagatattcagtttactgttatagaggactaaagaaataaggaaatattcacatttgagagactggaatcagagaattagGACTTTTTCCCCTCAAAAATCATTTATGgataatcaaaataaatggTGATTCATTTAATAGCAACTAATagactaatagttgcagctctacctcTCATCATATTGACATACTTTGAATTTGTGGCATGCCACTTAACATGAGAGTGACACTGTCTCCATTGCAAGCTCTTTTTGAAGAGAAGCTGTGAAAATAATCTTAGAGGATGATGATACAACTGATGCACGAGTGATTCAAAACAGAACGAAACAAGTATTATCTTGTAGAGCACGGCAGTCCCACAAcccagataaaaacacaactaagCACATATCAGATGATGAGCGGATATTGGTTTTCTATATCATTATCGTGATGTCATTTCCTGAGAGATACTGGTGCTTCACCCTGCTTTAAGACATTCGTAAGcgtttactttttaaaattttaatgacAAAAGTGATACCAATGTAATCTGCACAGGGTTGCACCAGTTATCTCTCCTAAGTTAGGGTCTAAAGTCGACACTGTAGAAGCTTAGTAACTATTAGTTTGTAACTAAATCAGCCACTGAAATTGGTTGCACCACGATCACTGGGGACATAACCTAACTAGTTtggaccatagactgtataggTTTGGACGTAAGTCATGACTAAGGCAAGTGGCCAACCAACGATCAAAGATAAGTGTTGGTTCCATCGTCATGGTTACCATGCGCATTAGCTTTTTGGCTAGTATTAGCCACTTGACATAGTAACACATCGTAGTGATATAGATCGATACTGAAACATCACATCAAT
The sequence above is drawn from the Thunnus maccoyii chromosome 10, fThuMac1.1, whole genome shotgun sequence genome and encodes:
- the mrps15 gene encoding 28S ribosomal protein S15, mitochondrial isoform X2, which codes for MFASIALRAALKSSAGVLRESGALCSAVTVKTCSSALLSGPRVSCVTGSFAVQPLVRHYARAAKKKKTGPESQLSDLPPTMLKMDYTAVPLAQTTDDLVKRLLSLELACHSEKLQLKKEQLIAKVQRDENDRSSVEVKVAILTTRIRNYQEHLQKHHKDKANKRRMLMAIDRRKKLLKHLRLVRYDAFEKVCEQLGITYTFPPEYYRRATRRWLAKKAFCIKVFKEVQKQKAEQRLKMKQSVVTTEAETAKTKAVES
- the mrps15 gene encoding 28S ribosomal protein S15, mitochondrial isoform X1, translated to MFASIALRAALKSSAGVLRESGALCSAVTVKTCSSALLSGPRVSCVTGSFAVQPLVRHYARAAKKKKTGPESQLSDLPPTMLKMDYTAVPLAQTTDDLVKRLLSLELACHSEKLQLKKEQLIAKVQRDENDRSSVEVKVAILTTRIRNYQEHLQKHHKDKANKRRMLMAIDRRKKLLKHLRLVRYDAFEKVCEQLGITYTFPPEYYRRATRRWLAKKAFCIKVFKEVQKQKAEQRLKMKQSVVTTEAETAKTKAVESQ